ctcctacctctgcctcctgagtgctggaattggaggtgccaccacactggacaatttttcagttttttaaaggtagggtctcactttggcccaagctgacctggaattcactatgcagttttaggctggcctcaaactcctttcatcctctctccccccaccctctcctccCTTGTGCCCTCCCAACCCCAACATAGCCTCCTTTCCACTTTCAAACTAcatgtttctttttgtcttctcCCTTTTATCACTTCTTATTCTCCTCTCATGGTCTCCTATCTTGAATTATAGCCtatactcacatacatacatacagtaatTAATGGAATCCacgtgtgagagagaacatgtgatttttgtgtgtcTGAGCTTGGATGACTTCACTTACTGTAATTTTTTCCAATTTCCTCTATTTTCCTGAAATGTTTACAATTTCATGTTTCTTCCCAGCTGAGTACAACtctactgtgtatatgtaccacatgttCATTGTTTAGTCATCAGTTGAAGGATGTCCAGAttgattccattttctagctattgggGTGAGGtgaaatctcaaagtggttttaatttaaatttccttaatggttaaggatatagaacattttattttattttatgagagagagagggagggaggcaggcagatagagagaaaatgggcataccagggcttctagccactgcaaatgaactccagacgcatgtaccacttgtgcatctggctttatgtggatactgaggaattgagcctgcatgggcatgtgctttaaccactaagccatctctttcagcccaaatatttatttattagagagagagaaagacagagatagagaatgggcacaccagggcctccagtcactgcaaactctagacgcatgtgccacctagtgcatctggctttgtgtggatactggggaatcaaacatgaatcctttggctttgcagtcaagggccttaactgctaagccatctctccagccccttaaaaaaaagtatttgttggtcatttttgtttcttcttttgataacgGTTCATTTTATTAGTCTATTGGttgacagggttttttttttttttggtgtttagtttttaaagttctttattCCAGATATGAACCCCTGCCAGTggaatatctggcaaagattttctttcttcaatGGGCTTTCTGTTCATTCTGATGATAGTCTCCTTTACTGTGAaacaactttttaatttcatgtaattcCATTTGTAGATCTTGGGAGTATTTGTGTTGCTAGAGTcctgttttgaaaatttttacttataACTCCCAGTGTATTGTGTATGTTTCCCTTTGGTATTTTCAGCATTTCTTACTTCTCATGatggtttttgatccattttaaaTTGGCCTTAGTACATGATAAGAGATGTGGGtccaatttcattcttctgtagGTGGATATCTAGTTTTGCCATCATAATCGATTGAATAGCCTGTCTTTTTTCTAGTATATGTCTCTGATGCCCTTGCCAAAAACTTGGTGGACATAGCTATGTGGGTTTATTTATGGGTCctgtattctattccattggcctctgtgtctgtttctgtgGCAGTACTATGCTGTCTTTGTAACTATTGACCTATAGTTAATTTTAGATCAAGAATTGTGATGCCTCCAGCAGTGTTATATCTACTTTGATTTGCTTTGACTATGCCTGGTCTTTTttgtttccatatgaaatttttggttgtttttctagttctgagaagaatgtcATTTGAAcattgataggaattgcattgaatctgtggaTTACTTTTGGTAAAATAGCCATTTTAACAACATTGATTCtgccaatccaggagcatggaagtttTCTCCAAACATCTggtatcttttgtttcttttctacaGTGTCTTAAAAGCTTTCTTTGTATAGGTCTTTAACATCCATTGTGAGGCTTATTCTTATGTACTTAGATTTTTTAGAAGTTATAGTGAATGGGatatttttcctaatttctttctcagcTAGTTCATTGTTGGagtatatgaaagctactgaattttgtgtgttgattttttatattaaactctatattttcaaacattttattgacaccatcaataaacaatatactatgttcataatctcctcccaccaccctcccctttccccttcccaaatctTCTTTCCACTCAATACtttcctctttctatttttttgtttgtttgtttgtttgaggtagggtcttgctctagcccaggctgacctggaatttattctgtagtctcagggtagcctcgaactcatggcaatcatacttctgccttctgagtgctgggatgaaaggcatatgccatcacttctggcactttctcctttttgactagtctgtctttaatttttttttaatttttttttttttttgaggtaaggtttcactctagctcaagctgacctggaattcactatgtagtctcagggtggcctcgaactcatggtgatcctcctacctctgcctcccaagtgctgggattaaaggcatgcaccaccatacctggctctgtctttgattttgatgtcatcattttccctattatgcaggtcttatgtaggtggcATCAATCTCtgttcactttgtgtctggatgaaaGTATtgcaagcactcctccccttcctttggctcttacagtctttccaccacctctgagccatggaaggtgtgatagagatgtctcacttagtgatgaacactccactgtcccttctcagaacgttagtgagttttttttttaattattttttatccattttgagagagacaagcagatagagacaaagggagaatgggcacaccagggcatccagccactgcaaacgaactccagaagtatgtgctcccttatgcatctagtttacgtgggtactagggaatcaaacctggctccttaggctttgcaggcaaatgccttaactgctaagctacccaTCCAGctctttagtttatttatttatttaatcagagagagagagacagatagacagacagacagagacagaaagaaagaatgggcacatcaaggcctctagctactgcaaatgaactacagatgcatgtgccaccatgtgcatctggcttatgtggcttctgtggagtcaaaccttggtccttaggtttcacaggcaagtgtctcaaccactaagccatctctttagcccccttcAGCTctttagtgagttttgagtcatctcagtggtcattgacatctgaaaagagaagcttctataaccaaaaggaTGATTTCATCCTTTCCTATCTTTACCCTTTTAATATCTTCTATATGTTggcattgccaggcatggtggcccatgctttgaattccagcacttgggaggcagagataggaggatcaacatgagtttgaggccagcttacaACTACAGAATTATgttgggttagcctgggctacaatgagaccttaccttgaaaaatcaaaaaaaaatttaacacacacaccctcacacaaatgcatatatttatttagagGGCAGAATATTGGTGGCCATAATAAATCTATATAGTCAAAAAACAGTAGTAATTCCTtctctagggtttatgacctcccaagccataggcttttgattaggttttcagtaccagacagaaATTttctctcatggagcaggccttagGTTCAATCAGATAGCAATTTGTTTCCCTCATAACAAACCTGCTACTATcttaccagttggtacatttggcctggctggccagcagtAGGGCTTTCAGggttcactgctggttaacacttTTGatgaccccacccccacacaataTAAACAGTCTGTATAGTTCTTTCCAGCATCTTAATAGATAGCCAACAgagaggaggtttccagctcagctccagcttgatttctcagtatactatagcccaagtatgtggagtcttcagcattagggtcttaatATCTAGTCCTAGTGGGCAATGCTTTAGCAATATTGTGTGTTGATTATTATTCTGCAACATTgctgaatgtatttttttaattatttatttatttgagagagagggagaggcagatagaggatgggcatgccagggctgctagccactataaacgaacctggacacatgtgccacattgtgcatctggatttatttgagaattgaacttgggttcttaggctttgcaggcaagtgtcttaaccattaagccatatcttcagccctgaatgtatttttaaaatattttatttatttatctattagagagagagaatgggtgcaccagggcctctagccactgcaaatgaactccagatgaaagtgccaccttgcacatctggcttatgtgggtactggggaatcgaatctgggtcctcaggctttgctggcaaatgtcttaaccactaagcaatctctccagcccctgaatgtattttttaaatctaggaGTTTTCTTGTAAAATTAATAGGATCATTTAATTACAGAATTATGTTGTTTATAGGGATGATTTCATCCTTTCCTATCTTTACCCCTTTAAtatcttctcttgtcttattctAGCTAAGGCTTCTAGAACTATATTGAGTAGAGTGGAGACAATGGGCAActttgtcttgttccagattttaGAGGAAAGTTTTTCAGTTTCTCCCCATTCAGAATATTGTTGACTATAGGTTCatcatatagcctttattattttgaggcatataattatatatttttgaaactAGTTATTTATTGGTGATAGGTACTTTATACTTTTATACTTTTGGAGATCTCAGCTTGCCTGTGAGTATGGGgagtaaaattaaaattgttaCTCAATAATTGAATAactaccttttcttttccttttgtttttatttttcgaggcagggtctcactctagctcaggctgacctggaattcactatgttgtctcaaggtagccttgaactgttggcaatccccctacctctacctcccaagagatgagattaaaggtgtgtggcaccatgcccagattatcttttcttttttgaggtagggtctcatggtagaccaagctgacctggaactcactctgtaggcccaggctggcctttaactcatggaaatctgcctacctttgccttccaaattctggattaaaggcatgtgccaccacaccttttcTTATTACCCTTATGTTATTAAGGGTAAGCTCCTGCTTAAATGTATTCAAAGGGAAAAGATGACTGCATTATAAAATTCCTAAccttgagcagggcatggtggcaccacctttaatcccagcacttgggaggcagaagtaggaggattgccatgtgttcaaggccaccctaagactatatagtgaattctaggtcagcatgggctagagtgagaccctacctcacaaaaaataaaataaaattcctaacCTCACTTTGACAGAATCTAGGTGGTGTACACACAACAGCAGCAAGACACTTGGTAATTCAAAAATACCACGAGGAGTATAAAACACTCTGTAGGGAGCAAGCTCTTTCTCTAGATTACTGGCTTGCCAAAGCAGAGTCTTATTATAATAAACGAACAGTGGAAATGATGAAAAAAGAAGAGATAGGCAATGAAGTGAAGATGAAAATGGAGGAGAAAACAACACAAAGCATAAAAGGACAAAAACAGTACTATTGGGTacctgagagagagaagaaacagatagAAAAGCATGTACATCGAACTGGTCGGGTCAGAGAATTTAGGAACAAAACGTGCAGACTACCACGAGTCCCCAGTGAAACAACACTACCAAAAGTTGTGCCAGAAGAGCATGACGTCCAGAGAGCACAGAGAAGAAATCAGGTAAATGAGAGAGAACAGTTGCAAATTGAAGATCATCATGAGCGCATGATTCGAGGGAGAAAACTTACAGAGCAAAGACTCAAGGATAGAATCTTGAGAAAAAGCCTGAGCCAGCTGCCTCCACTTGAGAAGCGTGAGAGActaaagaaagagacaaaagagTTTGAAAGGGTTGTTGCATACCCACTTTTCCAGCCATGTGGTACAAGTCAGATTAAAGTGAATGTTCTTATGGAAAAGTCTCAGAATGGAAAGGAAGTGATCACAGTTATAAAACCTTATCAAAGAAGATTCTTAACTGTGCCACCTTTTTTGAGAAaccaaataaggaaaataaaggaTTAGTAAAGTTTCAGTACTTCTgtgaataaaatatcttttttatttttatttttaattttcacttatttatttgactttttattgacaacttccataattgtacacaataaacattatttcctcccctccctcacttttcccttcacagatccactctccatcataaccccttaCCTTCTctataagtctctcttttattttgatgtcattatcttccTATTACAGGGGTctttcttgtgtaggtagtaccaggcactgcgaggtcatggatatagaaGCCAGTTTGTATAAGAACgattacattgtaagcagtcctacctttcctttggctcttatattcttctttttttttttttttgtttatatttatttatttatttgagagcaacagacagagaaagaggcagagagagagaatgggcgcgccagagcttccagccactgcagacgaattccagatgcatgtgccccttgtgcatctgtctaacgtgtgtcctggggaatcgagcctcgaaccggggtccttaggcttcacagacaagtgcttaaccactaagccatgtctccagcccagctcttatattctttctgcaccttttctgcaatggaccctaagccttggaaggtgtgatagagatgtctcagtgctgaatgcccctctatcacttcttctcagcaccatggtgccttttgagtcatcccagtggtcaccaccatctgaaaagagaagtttctctaaccaaaaatgaaagtagcatatgggtatgaacattaagaaaagtgcttacagggaagtttggtgagcataatatatgtatttaggcaGATAATAGCAGGCATTactctcctagggctcatgacctccccttccataggcttttgactaggttttcagtaccaagtatatattccctcccatggagcaggcttccagtccaattagcagttggtttcctccataacagacatgccactactgcacctgttggctcatttggcccggctggccaaacttaaggcttgaaaTGTCCACTGTGAAATGTCTCttaaatgaacattttatttatttatttatttttgaggtagtgtctcactcaagcccagactggACTGGatactagtctcagggtggcctcaaactcatggcagttctcccatctctgtctcctgagtgctggaattaaaggtgtgtgccaccatgtcaggcttcttttattttttgcctaTCCTGAGTGTGATGAATATTCCTATTTGCATCACATATATAAAGAGGTACAGAATAGTTTTTAGCTTGAAaagttgcttgttttttttgtttttttgttttttttgttttttttaaagatagggtctcactctagtttaggctgatctggaactcactttgtagccccaggctggcctcaaactcacagcaatcctcctacctctgcctcctgagtgctggattagaggcgtgtgctacCATCCCTGCTTGAGATATTTTTAGTTGCTTAGTTTGTTTGTGTTTATCCGCCCAACCCTGATGCAGAAGGttcaacccagggctttgtgcatgtgctcttccactgagctaaatccttaAACCTTTGACTTATTCTATTTAGCATtgaattttctcatttataaagtGAGAACAACATCTCATAGGATTTATGGAGTATTATCATCGTTTTAAGGTGttaggatgagggctggagagatggcttagcagttaagggcttgcctgtgaagcctaaggaccctggttcgaggttcgtttccccaggacccatgttagccagatgcacaagggggcgcacgcgtctggagtttgtttgcagtggctagaagccctggtgcgcccattccctctctacttgtctttctcttcctctctctcactttcaaataaataaataaaaatgaacaaataatttttttaaaaaaggtgttaGGATGAGCTATTTGATAGAAGTTAGCTTCCCCACTTGGGACTGGTTGGGCAATActgataaataaaaaatcttttcatCTGCCAGTCTTTCATTCCCCCTTCTCCAAACCTTCAGTTATCTTGATAATACTACAGTTCAATAGTCTCTTCAGTGGGTGCTTTCATACTTTCACCAGAGAACTACTAAACAAGCCCTAAAATTCTAACTTGtaacacataatttatttttatgaaaaactTGATTTGGAGATTCTCTATGTGCTAGGTATTACTTGTGAATTGGGATGAATGAAAAGAAGCTCCTGCTATTGAGCAGTTTACAACTAATAGCATATTACAGCAGATAAAGTAATATAGGGCTATGATAGAGATACAGGTGCTATACAAAGGAATGCCACTAACCTTGCTTACATGAGCAGGAGAAGAAAGGAATGCTTTCTATCACCCACTTAAGGAACACCATCCCTGAATACCagggtaaacaaacaaacaaacaaaaagtccacatgcacatgccttgAGTGTTCAGTTATCAAAGAGCACATATATAAATTTTGTGAGAATTTTAATCACCAAGCTGAATGAAATTTCCTATTTTCCATTCAGTTCATTTTCTTTAGTATCAAAAAGTTGGGAAatagggaattactatgggattttttttataatcatggaaaatactaataaaaattaaaaaaaaaaaaaaacaagaagtctGCCAGGACAGACAAGGAATGCCACTCGGGTACAGTGTCCACTAGGCTGGTGAGAAGGATCCAGCTTGCTGTTATGGTTTTAAAGAAGATGTGATAACATGAAGCTTTGAAAACTGATagtagggctggtgagatggcttagtgattaaggtgcttgccagtgaagcctaaggaccaggatcaattccccagtacccatgtaagccagatgcatgtggtggcgcatgcgactagagtttgtttgcagtagctagaaaccctgatgcacccatcctctctctctcataaacaaataaaatactaaaaaaaaaaaagttgggaaatagccagctgtggtggcatgtgcctttaatcccagcactgtggaggtagaggtaggaggatcactgagagttcaaggccactctgagactacctagtgaattccaggtcagcctggactagagtgaggcccaacctcaaaaaaaaagttgggccgggcgtggtggcgcatgcctttaatcccagtactcgggaggcagaggtaggaggatcgccgtgagttcaaggccaccctgagactacagagttaattccaggtcagcctggaccagagtgagaccctacctcgaaaaaccaaaaaaaaaaaaaacacaaaaaacaaacaaaaaaaaaaaagttgggaaagagttgggtatagtggtgcatgcctttaatcccagcagtcaggaggctgaggtaggaggattgccgtgagtttgaggccagcctggtgctacagagtgaattccaagtcagcctgggctagagtgagaccctacctaaaaaaaaaaaaaaaaaaaaaaaagttgggaaaGTAGTGATTCATAGATGGTAAGCAGGGAACCAGAGAAATGaaaactccagagtcatgcaccaccatgtagatttgtctttacatgggtactggggaattgaacctgggtccttaggcttcacaggtaagttccttaatgctaagccatgtctccagcctggatttctgAGATTTTGCTAACTGTTGTTTTAAATTCTATTTCtcagcttttctctttctctttttggtttttctttttcttttcttttttttttttttttttttgtttgtttgtttatttaaaggtagggtcttgccgtagcccaggctgacctggaattcactatgtagtctcagggtaatcttgaatttactgtgatcctcctatctctgcctccccagtgctagcgctgggattgaaggtatgtgccacaacgtccagctggggtgtgtgtgtgtgtgttttgagttaggctttcactctagcccagactgacctggagttcactttgtagttctcagactcacagtaatcctacctcagccttccaagtgctgggattaaatgtgtgtgtcaccagACCCTGAtatgttggggtttttttttggggggggggtgggttgtttgtttttgaggtggcattccactctagttcaggctgacctggaattcactgtgtagtctcagggtggccttgatcctcctacctctgcctcccaagtgctggaacactcctggctttaaaaaaaaaaaaagttatttatttgagaaagaggtagatagaaagaaaatgggcacaccagggcctccagccactgccaacaaactccagatgtgccaccttgtgcatatggcttatataggtcctgggaaattgaacctgggtactttggctttgcagacaagccccccttcttttttggaggtaaggtctcactgtagcccagacgaatctggaactcactttgtggtcataggccggcctcaaactcacagccatcatcctacttctgcctttccagtgctggggttaaaggcgtgaaccacacACCCAGCTGCCTTGAATTCATATTCTCTACATAGCCAAGGATATCTTTGATCGCTGGAGTAATAGGTAGGTGCCACAACACCAGGCTAAGTGTTTGGATTTTAACCGAgttgattaaaagaaaaacatggtggtggtacacacagttaatcccagcactgaggaggcagagataggaggatcgctgtgtgttcaaggctaccctgagactacgtagcgaatttcaggtcagctacgGCTaagtggagaccctacctcagaaaaaaaaaataataataacaaagaggGACTGAATTCCTGGTGTGGTCTCTGTCTCCCTTACAACTTGtagcgcaggctggcctggaaatcagtgATCCTGCTACAGTGCTGGGACACACCCACACCGGCTTGACCCatgatctttcttttcttttcttttcttttcttttcttttcttttcttttcttttcttttcttttcttttcttttcttttctttctttccttccttccctccctccttcttaccttctttctctctttctttcattt
Above is a window of Jaculus jaculus isolate mJacJac1 chromosome 8, mJacJac1.mat.Y.cur, whole genome shotgun sequence DNA encoding:
- the LOC101617292 gene encoding putative uncharacterized protein ZNRD1-AS1 is translated as MLYMLIETQRAWLEKLQKEELKKLESRISSEDLETEPSGTGVTGQPLTKDPVSPLWQSQIQDSEWFELSPQEKLAWVNASKDPRIDVGQQSPLEKRIVNLGGVHTTAARHLVIQKYHEEYKTLCREQALSLDYWLAKAESYYNKRTVEMMKKEEIGNEVKMKMEEKTTQSIKGQKQYYWVPEREKKQIEKHVHRTGRVREFRNKTCRLPRVPSETTLPKVVPEEHDVQRAQRRNQVNEREQLQIEDHHERMIRGRKLTEQRLKDRILRKSLSQLPPLEKRERLKKETKEFERVVAYPLFQPCGTSQIKVNVLMEKSQNGKEVITVIKPYQRRFLTVPPFLRNQIRKIKD